From the Ascaphus truei isolate aAscTru1 chromosome 15, aAscTru1.hap1, whole genome shotgun sequence genome, one window contains:
- the LOC142466945 gene encoding ATP-dependent DNA helicase Pif1-like: MSEDILAKAQRENPSLNLHFSPEIFNEVLILIEDTCLSINNKTLLQLGLQAPQRHHHDVLNTDLLREKQYNISLLQQYVATRKPMLIAQQLITYENIMNHINNGQGAILFLDAPGGTGKTFLINLLLAEIRMHNDVALALASSGIAATLMDGGRTVHSALKLPLNIAHEENPTCNITKTSGQARVLQICKLIVWDECTMAHKKALEALNRTLQDLRNNKQIMGGAVILLAGDFRQTLPVIPRSTPADELHACLKSSILWRHVKHFPLTTNMRVQLLGHSNDQAFADTLLQIGEGTLPTDFTSGEITFPIHFCHMMTSLEELIHHVYPNLLNNYTNHQWLWERAILAAKNTSVNSLNYLIQDILPHTITQYNSIDTVVDTDEAVNYPTEFLHSLEPSGMPPHHLYLKVGAPIMLLRNLHTPNLCNGTRLCIKTLMPNLIEATILTGNAKGQDVYIPRIPLIPTDIPFTFKRLQFPIRLAFAITINKAQGQSIKCTGINLESPCFSHGQLYVACSRVGSPKELYIFAPTGTTKNVVYKQALQ; this comes from the coding sequence CTGAGATTTTCAACGAGGTGCTCATATTGATAGAAGATACATGTCTATCTATCAATAACAAAACCctacttcaattaggtctacAAGCTCCACAACGCCATCATCAtgatgtactcaatacagaccttttgcgagagaaacaatacaatatttcacttCTACAACAATATGTTGCtacaagaaaaccaatgttaattgCACAACAACTTATCACCTACGAAAACATCATGAATCACATCAACAACGGACAAGGTGCAATactgtttcttgatgctccaggtggaaccGGCAAAACATTTCTCATCAATTTACTCCTCGCCGAAATCAGAATGCACAATgatgttgcacttgcacttgcatcatctggcattgcagccactcttatggatggaggacgaactgtgcactcagctcttaaattaccgCTGAAtattgctcatgaagaaaacccaacatgtaatattacaAAAACATCTGGACAAGCacgtgttcttcaaatttgcaaacttattgtttgggatgaatGTACCATGGCACATAAAAAAGCACTTGAAGCCCTTAATAGAACATTGCAAGACTTGCGCAACAATAAACAAATCATGGGCGGagctgtcattcttttagctggtgatttcagacaaacacttccagtcataccaagatcaacaccagcagacgaacttcatgcatgccttaaatcctctattttatggcgacatgtcaaacatttcccattaacaaccaatatgcgagttCAACTTCTGGGACACTCAAATGACCAAGCTTTTGCAGACACCCTTCTTCAAATTGGTGAAGGTACTTTACCTACTGATTTTACATCAGGTGAAATTACTTTTCCAATACActtttgtcacatgatgacatcacttgaagaactcatacatcacgtctatccaaatctgTTAAACAATTACACAAATCACCAGTGGCTCTGggaaagagccatccttgctgccaaaaatacttctgtcaataGTCTAAATTATCTCATTCAAGATATTCTTCCCCACACAATTACACAGTACAACTCCATTGATACAGTTGTGGATACCGATGAAGCCGTCAACTATCCAACAgaattcctacactccctggAACCATCTGGAATGCCACCACATCACCTTTACCTgaaagttggagcacccatcatgctacttcgcaatctacacacacctaacctttgtaatggaacaaGACTGTGCATcaaaacattgatgcccaacctgATTGAAGCTACAATCTTAACCGGTAACGCCAAAGGACAAGATGTCTacatcccccgcattccactcattccaACAGACATaccttttactttcaaacggctacagttccccatcagactagcttttgctatcaccatcaacaaagcacaaggacagtccataaagtgcactggtatcaacttagaatcaccatgtttctcccacggccagttatatgttgcaTGTTCAAGAGTTGGATCACCCAAAgaattgtacatctttgctccaactggaactaccaaaaatgtgGTTTACAAACAAGCCTTACAATGA